TGGTGGCCAGGTCGTCCGACTCCGCCTCGTCGAGTGCGTCCTGCGCGCCACCGAGGAGTTCGGTGAGGTCGATGCCGAGGAGTGCGGCGGGGACGAGCCCCACGGCGGTGAGCACCGAGAAGCGGCCACCGACCGCCGACGGGACCTCGAACGACGCCAACCCCTCCTCCCGCACCAGGGCACGGAGCGGCCCCTTCTCCGGGTCGGTGGTGACGACGATGTGGTCCTTGGCCGTCGCTCCCAGCGCCCGGTCCAGCCACTCGCGCACGATCAGATACTGCGCCAGCGTCTCGGCGGTGCCGCCGGACTTGGAGATCACGTTGACGAGGGTCTTCCGCGGGTCGAGGCGGTCGAGCGCGCCGAGCACGGTGTAGGGGTCGACGTTGTCGAGCACCGTGAGCGTCGGCCAGCCGTCTCGGCCATCGGGGCCCCACTCATTCCACGCCGCCGGCTTGAGTGCGCTGAGCATCGCCTTGGCGCCGAGCGCCGAGCCGCCGATGCCGAGGATCAGCAGGTGCGCGTAGCGGCCACGCCGCTCGGCCGCCCACGTCTCGATCGCTGCGGCAACCGCCTGCTGCTGCCCCAGCCCCATGAAGCCGTACCCGCCGGCGGCGCGCCGTTCGCGCACCTCGGCCTGCACGGCCGGGAAACGAGCCGCCAGCGTCGCGGCCACGGCCGGATCGAGGCCGTGGACGCCGTCGAGGGCGTCGCGGAACATCAATGACGTATCTAGGCGCATTCGGGGGACTCCGCGGGAAGAACGATGATCGATGATCGATGATCGATAACAGCGATGCGGCGGTAGTTGCTGGGTGCTCGTCCTGGGACTCGATCATCGATCATCGATCATCGATCATCCCTATCAGATCTCGACCTGCATCCCATCATACCCCGGCGCGATCCCCGGCGGCAGGCGGTCGAGCAGCTCCTGATGCCCGGTCTCATGCGTCAGGTGCGTCAGCAGGGTCTGTTCGGCGCCGATGTCCTGCGCGACCTCGATCGCATCCTCGATCGACAGGTGCGTCGGATGCTCGCGCCACCAGAGCGCATTGAGCACCAGGACCCGGACGCCGCGCAGCAGTGCCCTGGCCTCGGGCGGGACGCGCTTCACATCGGTCAGATAGGCCACCGGACCGACCCGGTAGCCGTACACCTGGGAGTGCCCGTGCTCGAAGGCGATCGGCCGCACCTCGACCCCAGCGATCGAAAGCGGAGAGTCGGCGCCGATCGGCTCGACCGTCAGCCGTGGCTTCGACGTGCCGTCCAGCGGGACGACGGTATCGTCGAAGATGTAGCGGAAGGTCCGTTGCAGGTACCTCGCCGTCGCGGGTGGGGCATACAGTGGGATCGGATGACGCTGGAGCAGGGAAAAGGAGCGCAGGTCGTCGATGCCGTGGACGTGGTCGGCGTGCTCGTGGGTGTACAGGACCGCGTCGAGATGGCTCGTCCCGGCCTGCAGGAGCTGCAGGCGGAGTTCCGGTGGGGTGTCGATCAGGATGTTCGTGCCGGCGACCTCCAGCAGGGCGCTGGTGCGGCTGCGGCGATCGCGCGGATCGCCGGAGCGGCAGACTGCACAGTGGCAGCCGATCTGGGGGACCCCCATCGAGGTCCCCGTCCCGAGCAGGGTCAGGCGCATCGCGCTAGACGGTCTCGACCTTGAGCAGGTTGGTGGTTCCCGGCACGTCGAAGGGGACGCCGCAGGTCACCACGACCCGGGAACCCACCGTGGCCAGCCCGCGCGCCAGCAGTTCGGCGCGGGCCGCCTGCCACATCGGATCATAGTTCTTCAGGTGGTCCATCATCGACGGGACCACGCCCCAGACCAGGCCGAGCTGGTGATAGGTCTCCGCCTCGGCGGTGAGTGCCAGGATCGGCACCTTCGGGCGGTAAGACGACACCGTCCGCGCCGTGAAGCCGCTGGACGTGAAGCAGACGATCGCGGAGGCCTGCAGCAGGTCCGAGGCGGCGGCGACGGCGACGGCAATCGCGTCCTCGGTCGGCATCAGGCCGTCGTCGGTGCGGCCCACGTGCGGGGCAGGGAGGGCCCAGCGACGACGCTCGCCCTCGGGCGGCCGATTCCGATGGGCCTCGACCTCCCGTGCGATCCGATCCATCGCCAGCACCGCCTCGAGGCCGTAGCTGCCGACCGCCGTTTCGGCCGAGAGCATCACGGCATCGGTGCCGTCGATGATCGCGTTGGCCACGTCCGACGCCTCGGCCCGGGTCGGGCGGGGGTTGTTGATCATCGACTCCAGCATCTGGGTCGCGGTGATCACCGGCTTGCCATGACGATTGGCGCGCTGGATGATCCGCTTCTGCACCAGCGGCACCTGTTCGAACGGCAGCTCGACGCCGAGGTCGCCACGGGCGACCATGACGCCGTCGGAGGCCTCGAGGATCGCGTTCAGGTTGTTGACCGCGGTGTCCTTCTCGATCTTGGCAATCAGCCGGGTCGCCTTGGGGATGATCGCCCGGAGCTCCTGCACGTCCTCGGGGCGGCGCACGAAGGAGACGCCGATGTATTCGATCCCCAGGGCGACCGCATGGAGCGCGTCCTGACGGTCGTGGTCCGTCACGGCCGGGGCGGAGACGTCGACCCCCGGGAGGTTCATCCCCTTGTTGGCCTTCAGGAGGCCGCCATACTGGACCCGACCAACCACCCGGTCGCCATGGACCCGGGTCACATCGACGGCCAGCAGGCCGTCGTCAAGGAGGATCCGCGACCCCACCGTCACGTCTCCTGCCAGCTCGGGGTAGGTCGTCGGGATCTCGTCCTCCTGCGCCACCGCCTCGGGGGCGAAGGTGACCATCTGCCCCGGCGTCAGCGTCAGCGGCTCGGCAAGCTTTCCGACCCGGATCCGGGGGCCGTGCAGGTCCATCAGGATCCCGATCGGGGCATTGCGCTCTGCACGGACCGCCTGGACCCGACGGATCCACTCTTCGCGTATCGCCGGGGTGCCATGGGAGGCGTTGATCCGGACGATGTTGACCCCAGCATCGAAGAGGGCATGCATCCGCTCCACCGAGTCCCAGGCCGGACCCAGGGTGGCAACGATCTTGGTGCGACGAATGGAGGAATCGGTGAACATCGGGGCGGGGGACTCCAGTAGGGGCTCAGACAGCGAAGGGTGGCAAGATAGCCGTTTTGGCCGGTACCCGACACCCATTGATGGAGTTTCTCGTGCAACAACCGCACATCGAGCGTGGATTGTGGAAAAGCGGTTTTCCACAGCGTCAGCGGCTGCAAATGCCGGGGAGATCACCCAGACAAGTGAGCGGTTGCCCACTTCGACACATCCGATCCCCAGAGCCATCGTCGTGACCAAATCGTCAAAAACCAATTCCACACATCTGTGGATTGGATAACTTTCCCACAGTGGATTCTGGGGAGAACCGTCGGCGCGCCCACGTAAGTGCTGTGGTGGCAATCGCCTCCACCCGACCGTTCTTTTCCACTTGGCGCGGAAATCGTAACTCCATGTTCAACAATGGATTCACAGACGAAATTGATGTGGAAACTCAGCAGTGAAACGTCGTTCTCATCGGCCAAATCCATCGCAGGAGCGAGCAGGTAACCCGATGATTGCGCGTGAGTTTGCCCCGCCAACGGTCGCACCATAGATTGCCTGCTCCCGATCATTCATCTCTGGAGCGAACGTCATGGGGCTGGACCTGGCAGCGGCAGCGGGTGTCTTTGGTGGTGCGGTGACGGTGACCGGCGGGCGTGTGGATATCTCGAATCCGGCATCGCTCCAGTCTGAGGCGATGGACCAGGTGGTCTGGGCGGCCGTCTTCGGAGAGGGGACGGCGAAGGAGTCGGCGCGCGCCCTCCTCTGGGAACTTGGTCAGGCGACGGGTGCCCGTCCCGCCTCCATTCATGACCTCTACATCGCCCGGGGTCGTGGGGAGTGCAGCGGCTTCACGGTACCCGCCATCAACATCCGGATGCTCGCCTACGACACCGCCCGGGCCGTCTTCCGCGCAGCCAAGGCGTGCGACGGTGCCGCCATCCTGATCGAGATTGCCCGCTCCGAAATTGCCTATACCGACCAGCGTCCGGCGGAGTACGTCGCGGTGATCATCGCGGCCGCCCTCCGGGAGGGGTACCATCACCCGCTCTTCATCCAGGGCGACCACTGTCAGGTCAACGCGACCAAGTACAACGCCAACGCCGCGGTCGAGGTCGACGAGGTCAAGAAGCTGATCGGCGAGGAGATCGCCGCCGGCTTTTTCAACATCGACGTCGATACCTCGACCCTGGTGGACCTCTCCTTCCCGACCCTCGAGGAGCAGCAGCGGACCAACTTCGAGCGCGCCGCCGAGATCACCAAGTTCATCCGGGATCACGAGCCGGCGGGGATCACCGTCTCGGTGGGTGCCGAGATCGGGGAAGTCGGCCACAAGAACTCGACGGTCGAGGAACTGCACGCCTTCATGCAGGGCTACGTGAAGACGCTCAAGGGGCTGGGCGACTACGAGGGGATCGCCAAGATCTCGGTCCAGACGGGCACCTCGCACGGCGGCGTCGTCCTGCCGGACGGCAGCATCGCCGACGTCAAGCTCGACATCGACGCCCTGGAGGCGCTGTCGAAGGCCGCCCGTGAGGACTACGGCATGGGCGGGGCGGTCCAGCACGGCGCCTCCACGCTCCCGGGCAACGCCTTCGGCAACTTCCCCCGGGTCGAGACCGCCGAGATCCACCTCGCGACCAACTTCCAGACGATCGTCTGGGATCACCCGGCCCTTCCGGCCGAGTTGCGCCAGCGGGCCTACCGCTGGCTGGACGAGAATGCCCAGTCGGAGAAGAAGAGCGGCGATTCGGCCGAGCAGTTCTATTACAAGGCGCGGAAGCGGGCGATCGGGCCGTTCAAGCAGGAGATGTGGTCGTTGCCGGCGGCGATTCGTCAGCAGATCAGTGCGGACCTCGAGAAGACCTT
The Gemmatimonadota bacterium DNA segment above includes these coding regions:
- a CDS encoding glucose-6-phosphate isomerase (catalyzes the formation of D-fructose 6-phosphate from D-glucose 6-phosphate) — encoded protein: MRLDTSLMFRDALDGVHGLDPAVAATLAARFPAVQAEVRERRAAGGYGFMGLGQQQAVAAAIETWAAERRGRYAHLLILGIGGSALGAKAMLSALKPAAWNEWGPDGRDGWPTLTVLDNVDPYTVLGALDRLDPRKTLVNVISKSGGTAETLAQYLIVREWLDRALGATAKDHIVVTTDPEKGPLRALVREEGLASFEVPSAVGGRFSVLTAVGLVPAALLGIDLTELLGGAQDALDEAESDDLATNPAARWAALQWQAQASRAANIHVLMPYSDRLREFAEWYRQLWAESLGKRLDRHGAEVFRGPTPVGAVGATDQHSQVQLFMEGPFDKTITFVRVGDTRDLLKIPDGGTMIDDRSSMIDDAGAFGKAVGYLRGQTLGKLLDEEFLATREALRSQGRMSATIEMDSLDTRAFGRLVMFFQLATGYAGVWYGIDPFDQPGVELGKVLTNKAMGK
- a CDS encoding MBL fold metallo-hydrolase — encoded protein: MRLTLLGTGTSMGVPQIGCHCAVCRSGDPRDRRSRTSALLEVAGTNILIDTPPELRLQLLQAGTSHLDAVLYTHEHADHVHGIDDLRSFSLLQRHPIPLYAPPATARYLQRTFRYIFDDTVVPLDGTSKPRLTVEPIGADSPLSIAGVEVRPIAFEHGHSQVYGYRVGPVAYLTDVKRVPPEARALLRGVRVLVLNALWWREHPTHLSIEDAIEVAQDIGAEQTLLTHLTHETGHQELLDRLPPGIAPGYDGMQVEI
- the pyk gene encoding pyruvate kinase, whose protein sequence is MFTDSSIRRTKIVATLGPAWDSVERMHALFDAGVNIVRINASHGTPAIREEWIRRVQAVRAERNAPIGILMDLHGPRIRVGKLAEPLTLTPGQMVTFAPEAVAQEDEIPTTYPELAGDVTVGSRILLDDGLLAVDVTRVHGDRVVGRVQYGGLLKANKGMNLPGVDVSAPAVTDHDRQDALHAVALGIEYIGVSFVRRPEDVQELRAIIPKATRLIAKIEKDTAVNNLNAILEASDGVMVARGDLGVELPFEQVPLVQKRIIQRANRHGKPVITATQMLESMINNPRPTRAEASDVANAIIDGTDAVMLSAETAVGSYGLEAVLAMDRIAREVEAHRNRPPEGERRRWALPAPHVGRTDDGLMPTEDAIAVAVAAASDLLQASAIVCFTSSGFTARTVSSYRPKVPILALTAEAETYHQLGLVWGVVPSMMDHLKNYDPMWQAARAELLARGLATVGSRVVVTCGVPFDVPGTTNLLKVETV
- a CDS encoding class II fructose-bisphosphate aldolase, giving the protein MGLDLAAAAGVFGGAVTVTGGRVDISNPASLQSEAMDQVVWAAVFGEGTAKESARALLWELGQATGARPASIHDLYIARGRGECSGFTVPAINIRMLAYDTARAVFRAAKACDGAAILIEIARSEIAYTDQRPAEYVAVIIAAALREGYHHPLFIQGDHCQVNATKYNANAAVEVDEVKKLIGEEIAAGFFNIDVDTSTLVDLSFPTLEEQQRTNFERAAEITKFIRDHEPAGITVSVGAEIGEVGHKNSTVEELHAFMQGYVKTLKGLGDYEGIAKISVQTGTSHGGVVLPDGSIADVKLDIDALEALSKAAREDYGMGGAVQHGASTLPGNAFGNFPRVETAEIHLATNFQTIVWDHPALPAELRQRAYRWLDENAQSEKKSGDSAEQFYYKARKRAIGPFKQEMWSLPAAIRQQISADLEKTFAFLFEQLHVTGTADLVRRFVAAPALAYGALTHSGALAEDDPDAGE